A section of the Anaerosporomusa subterranea genome encodes:
- a CDS encoding DUF421 domain-containing protein, with translation MFEYNNAGLIILRLALIFTAALIVVRKMGNRTVGQLSPFDFVLLVGIGDIVVTIALETDRSLLPGIETLVGLLLLQQILGWLALKSTTLRKWVEGVPIELIEDGRLLKDNFVKTHFNYDDLRQELHKQGMDLSNLKDIKLARLESCGEFTVVRTWETEPLTRGDFEAYLNSSTDNPLSPQGRRWARIEQALEDVHFIAETLKQQPPVAPRTGEAEVQAKNLE, from the coding sequence GTGTTTGAGTACAACAATGCGGGACTCATTATATTGCGGCTTGCTCTAATTTTTACAGCGGCGCTAATTGTTGTTCGCAAAATGGGAAACCGCACAGTTGGTCAGTTATCGCCGTTTGACTTTGTGCTGCTGGTGGGAATCGGCGATATTGTTGTGACTATTGCACTAGAAACAGACAGGAGTCTGTTGCCGGGAATAGAAACTCTTGTCGGCTTGTTGCTACTGCAGCAGATATTAGGCTGGCTTGCCTTGAAAAGTACCACCTTGCGCAAGTGGGTTGAAGGAGTCCCCATCGAGCTGATTGAAGACGGTCGTCTTTTAAAAGATAATTTCGTGAAGACTCATTTCAACTATGATGATTTGCGGCAAGAACTGCATAAGCAAGGTATGGACCTGTCAAATCTAAAAGATATTAAACTGGCCAGACTGGAAAGCTGCGGTGAGTTTACGGTGGTCCGAACCTGGGAAACCGAACCTCTAACCAGAGGAGATTTTGAAGCCTATCTGAATTCCTCTACAGATAATCCGCTAAGCCCCCAGGGGCGGCGCTGGGCACGTATTGAGCAGGCGCTTGAGGATGTTCATTTTATTGCAGAAACGCTTAAACAGCAACCGCCTGTTGCGCCCCGAACCGGTGAGGCGGAAGTGCAAGCGAAGAATCTAGAGTAA
- a CDS encoding cell division protein ZapA, which produces MDDRQTKVTVEFLGEQYPIKGDAEAERITRVAVWLNDRMKKIAQSNSRLSSRQIAIMTAMNLADDYLKLEADYRALMEMVKQQAR; this is translated from the coding sequence ATGGATGATCGGCAGACGAAAGTAACGGTTGAGTTTTTAGGCGAGCAATACCCGATTAAGGGGGATGCGGAGGCGGAACGTATTACGCGGGTAGCTGTTTGGCTAAATGATCGGATGAAGAAGATTGCACAGTCAAATTCCCGCTTATCCTCTCGTCAAATTGCTATTATGACAGCCATGAATTTAGCGGATGATTACCTTAAGCTAGAGGCAGATTACCGCGCTTTGATGGAAATGGTGAAACAGCAGGCGCGCTAG
- a CDS encoding metalloenzyme yields MRVLLIFIDGFGLGPADPAINPLVRFPGKFFPSLLGGPLSRDIASLRSDRLSFAPIDATLGVAGLPQSATGQTSLFTGINASKIMGRHVQAFPGPQLSAIIGESGIMGRLKPQGFAVTSANMYTPNYMDQVAARKRRHSATTLMILAADERLRTLPDMLAGRAVYQDITNQMLPEFSIEAPLISPTEAGHRLVNIAADHHFTLFEYFQTDRWGHKQNWEKAEAVLRVLDEFLCAVYQAASSDLLVVVTSDHGNFEDFSIRTHTLNPVPCLIFGPQASTVGESVYDLTGLAPAMISYIKRGALHE; encoded by the coding sequence ATGCGGGTATTATTAATTTTTATTGATGGATTTGGTTTAGGACCGGCTGATCCTGCGATTAATCCATTGGTCCGCTTTCCAGGAAAGTTTTTCCCTTCCCTATTAGGTGGTCCGTTGAGTAGGGATATAGCTTCGCTGCGATCCGATAGGCTTTCTTTTGCTCCTATTGACGCTACGTTAGGCGTTGCAGGACTACCGCAAAGCGCAACCGGACAAACTAGTCTGTTTACCGGCATCAATGCATCAAAAATAATGGGACGACACGTCCAGGCCTTCCCTGGTCCGCAATTGTCTGCGATTATTGGTGAGTCGGGTATCATGGGACGCTTAAAACCCCAAGGCTTTGCTGTGACTTCAGCCAACATGTACACGCCGAACTATATGGACCAGGTAGCCGCTCGCAAGCGTCGCCATTCAGCAACAACACTGATGATTCTTGCCGCTGATGAGCGACTGCGAACCCTGCCTGATATGCTTGCAGGCAGGGCGGTTTATCAAGATATTACTAATCAGATGTTACCCGAATTTAGCATTGAAGCCCCGCTCATCTCTCCGACTGAAGCAGGTCATCGTTTGGTAAATATCGCAGCAGACCATCATTTTACACTATTTGAATATTTTCAGACTGACCGCTGGGGACACAAGCAAAATTGGGAGAAGGCAGAAGCGGTGCTACGTGTTCTTGACGAATTTCTTTGTGCTGTTTATCAAGCCGCTTCCTCAGATCTGCTGGTGGTTGTGACCAGCGATCATGGCAATTTTGAAGACTTCAGTATTAGGACCCATACGTTGAATCCTGTTCCCTGCCTAATTTTTGGCCCACAGGCTTCAACTGTCGGTGAATCGGTATATGATCTGACTGGTTTGGCGCCAGCGATGATATCCTATATAAAAAGGGGGGCGCTTCATGAGTAA